A single genomic interval of Shewanella halotolerans harbors:
- a CDS encoding PilZ domain-containing protein → MVDLVVNFDTLHQLYRAYMPFIQPAGLFVATTESHYLGQELTIAYQLPGSTVRHEFQGLVVWINPLGASGGRPAGIGVKIITDAQTHKHHIENLLSRELASGDLTCTM, encoded by the coding sequence ATGGTCGATCTCGTGGTTAATTTTGATACATTACATCAGCTATATAGAGCCTACATGCCCTTTATTCAGCCCGCGGGCCTGTTTGTGGCGACTACCGAAAGCCACTATTTAGGGCAGGAACTTACCATCGCCTACCAGTTACCGGGCTCGACCGTGCGTCATGAGTTTCAGGGCCTGGTGGTGTGGATCAATCCTTTGGGCGCATCCGGTGGCCGACCGGCGGGGATTGGGGTGAAGATCATCACCGACGCCCAAACCCACAAACATCATATCGAAAACCTACTTTCCCGCGAACTCGCCTCAGGCGATTTGACCTGTACCATGTAG
- a CDS encoding diacylglycerol kinase gives MKPENNHGIKRIFRATGFSMQGLKLAWQSEAAFRQELILVLFMLPVALLVDVPMVERILLIMTLMIVLIVELLNSAIEAVVDRIGHEIHPLSGQAKDIASAAVFIALALCGITWLLILWPLVF, from the coding sequence ATGAAACCGGAAAATAACCACGGCATTAAACGTATCTTCAGAGCGACAGGTTTCTCTATGCAAGGCCTTAAGCTTGCTTGGCAATCTGAGGCAGCCTTTCGCCAAGAGTTGATCTTGGTTCTCTTCATGCTGCCTGTCGCACTACTGGTAGACGTGCCTATGGTTGAACGCATCCTGCTCATCATGACACTGATGATAGTCTTGATCGTCGAGTTGCTTAACTCGGCCATCGAGGCGGTGGTCGACCGTATCGGTCACGAAATCCATCCCCTAAGCGGACAGGCAAAAGATATCGCCTCGGCGGCTGTCTTTATCGCCCTGGCCCTGTGTGGTATCACCTGGCTACTGATCCTCTGGCCACTGGTTTTCTAA
- the tmk gene encoding dTMP kinase gives MKQNSAKFIVIEGLEGAGKSSAIALVRDFIEKHNGVPPVCTREPGGTPLAERIRDLVKIADPNDPLCDESECLLIYAARAQLVANVIKPALAQGNWVLGDRHNLSSLAYQGGGRQLMPLVEAVSQATLKDFKPDLTLYLDIDPQLGLQRARDRGALDRIELQALSFFERARATYLQLAAHDESIVVIDASQTMAQVHKEILAVLQRQDWS, from the coding sequence ATGAAGCAAAACAGCGCGAAATTTATCGTTATCGAAGGATTGGAAGGGGCAGGCAAGTCGAGCGCAATCGCCCTGGTGAGAGATTTTATCGAGAAACATAACGGTGTACCGCCCGTGTGTACCCGTGAGCCGGGCGGTACGCCGCTGGCTGAGCGCATTAGGGATCTGGTGAAGATTGCCGACCCTAACGATCCCTTGTGTGATGAGTCAGAGTGTTTGCTCATCTATGCGGCCAGGGCGCAGCTGGTGGCCAACGTGATAAAACCAGCCTTGGCTCAGGGTAACTGGGTGCTGGGCGATCGACACAATCTCTCATCTCTGGCCTACCAAGGGGGCGGGCGTCAACTCATGCCGCTGGTCGAGGCGGTGAGTCAGGCGACCCTGAAAGATTTTAAACCTGATCTGACCCTATACTTGGATATCGATCCTCAACTTGGATTGCAGCGTGCCAGAGACAGGGGGGCCCTGGATAGAATCGAGCTGCAGGCGCTGAGTTTCTTCGAGCGTGCCAGGGCAACTTATCTGCAGCTGGCCGCGCACGACGAGTCTATCGTGGTGATCGATGCCAGCCAGACGATGGCGCAGGTGCATAAAGAGATCTTGGCCGTGTTGCAACGACAAGACTGGTCATGA
- a CDS encoding DNA ligase, whose amino-acid sequence MTPEQPKPKQPKPERLEPAQRLSGLQLAGSLEAGRPISEYLVSEKFDGVRGRWTGERMLTRSGKVIRLPAWFTKGFPTEPLDGELWIARQQFEAISALVRDKDADPERWRAVQFMVFDYPAIDSSFGERYALAIKRYANLSPFLQIIPQWRIQDSQALNAALDEWVAQGAEGLMLHHQDAHYHAGRNGDLVKLKRYQDAEAKVIAYLPGKGKYLGMMGALEVETSGGIRFKLGTGFSDEQRRHPPAIGSTVTYKYYGLTHNGVPRFASFKRVREPL is encoded by the coding sequence CTGACGCCAGAACAACCAAAACCAAAACAACCAAAACCAGAACGGCTTGAGCCTGCCCAACGACTCTCGGGCCTCCAATTGGCCGGGAGTCTCGAGGCCGGCCGACCAATATCAGAGTATCTGGTGAGCGAAAAGTTCGATGGCGTCAGAGGCCGCTGGACGGGAGAACGTATGCTAACCCGCTCGGGAAAGGTTATTAGGCTCCCGGCTTGGTTTACCAAGGGCTTTCCCACGGAGCCCTTAGACGGTGAGCTGTGGATTGCTCGTCAGCAGTTTGAGGCGATCTCAGCCCTGGTACGTGATAAAGATGCCGACCCTGAGCGTTGGCGCGCCGTTCAATTTATGGTTTTCGACTATCCTGCCATAGATAGCTCCTTTGGTGAGCGCTATGCCCTAGCCATTAAACGCTACGCAAATCTGTCGCCTTTTCTGCAAATTATTCCTCAGTGGCGAATTCAAGACAGTCAGGCGTTAAATGCCGCGTTAGATGAGTGGGTGGCTCAAGGCGCCGAGGGACTGATGCTGCATCACCAGGATGCTCACTATCACGCCGGGCGTAACGGCGACCTGGTAAAACTCAAGCGCTATCAGGATGCAGAGGCTAAGGTTATCGCCTATCTGCCGGGGAAGGGGAAATATCTGGGAATGATGGGGGCGCTAGAAGTAGAAACGAGTGGGGGGATCCGTTTTAAGTTAGGCACTGGCTTTAGCGATGAGCAGCGCCGGCATCCGCCGGCCATTGGCAGCACGGTTACCTACAAGTATTATGGCCTGACTCATAATGGTGTACCCAGGTTTGCCAGCTTCAAACGGGTACGAGAGCCGCTGTAA
- a CDS encoding nucleoside recognition domain-containing protein yields the protein MLNRVWFAFFVAALVAIAISLFQGQWQILSAVVDALFASAKLAAEIALGLIGVLSLWMGLMRVGEKAGVVGLFARLFEPLLSRLMPEVPRGHPAFGSVTMNLTANVLGLDNAATPLGLKAMQDLQSLNPVKSVATNAQILFLVLNTSSVTLVPVTVFLYRAQQGAESPADIFLPILLATTASTLVGVLVVAIYQRISLLNSVLLGYGALMLAAVSALVFYLGTLTASAIGDFSTALGNGILVLLIFSFILVAGLRKVAVYDEFVGGAKEGFTQAVQLIPYLLAMLLAIALLRASGALDYLLGVIAALVNLVGGDTRFVDALPTALMKPFSGSGARAMMLETMQHYGVDSFAGRLAAVVQGSTETTFYVLAVYFGAVGIRNGRHALVCGLSADFAGICAAIWVCYQFYG from the coding sequence GTGTTAAATCGCGTTTGGTTTGCCTTTTTTGTCGCCGCCTTAGTCGCAATCGCCATCAGTCTGTTTCAGGGACAGTGGCAGATCCTCTCTGCCGTGGTCGATGCCCTGTTTGCCAGTGCCAAGTTAGCCGCCGAAATAGCATTAGGGCTGATAGGCGTGCTTTCCCTATGGATGGGCTTGATGCGGGTGGGGGAGAAGGCGGGTGTGGTGGGCCTCTTTGCGCGTCTGTTTGAGCCTTTGCTTAGCCGTTTGATGCCAGAGGTGCCCAGAGGACACCCCGCCTTTGGCAGTGTCACCATGAACCTGACCGCCAATGTGCTGGGGTTAGATAACGCCGCTACGCCGCTGGGACTCAAGGCGATGCAAGATCTGCAGAGCCTGAATCCGGTGAAGAGTGTGGCTACCAATGCGCAGATCCTTTTTTTGGTACTCAATACCTCTTCTGTCACCTTAGTGCCGGTCACCGTCTTTCTCTACCGCGCCCAGCAAGGCGCCGAGTCGCCGGCGGATATCTTTTTGCCTATCTTGCTGGCGACGACGGCCTCGACTCTGGTGGGCGTATTAGTGGTGGCCATCTATCAGCGTATCTCACTGCTCAATAGTGTTTTGCTGGGATATGGGGCCCTGATGCTGGCGGCGGTATCTGCGCTGGTGTTTTATCTGGGCACCTTGACGGCGTCTGCCATTGGTGATTTTTCGACGGCACTTGGCAACGGCATCTTAGTGCTGCTGATCTTCAGTTTCATTCTGGTGGCAGGGCTGCGTAAGGTGGCTGTGTATGATGAGTTTGTCGGCGGCGCCAAGGAGGGCTTTACTCAGGCGGTGCAGCTGATCCCTTATCTGCTTGCCATGTTGCTGGCTATCGCCTTGCTGCGCGCCTCGGGCGCGCTCGACTATCTTCTAGGGGTCATCGCCGCCCTGGTGAATCTGGTCGGCGGGGATACCCGGTTTGTCGATGCCTTGCCAACCGCCTTGATGAAACCCTTTAGCGGTTCGGGTGCCCGCGCCATGATGCTGGAGACTATGCAGCATTATGGGGTTGACTCCTTCGCCGGTCGCTTAGCAGCCGTGGTGCAGGGAAGTACCGAGACCACCTTCTATGTGCTGGCGGTCTACTTCGGCGCCGTGGGGATACGTAATGGTCGTCATGCCCTGGTGTGCGGCTTAAGCGCGGACTTTGCCGGGATCTGCGCCGCGATCTGGGTTTGCTATCAGTTTTATGGTTAA
- the holB gene encoding DNA polymerase III subunit delta', whose amino-acid sequence MDLPWLTPAREAFCSQLISGQQGHAYLLGIHQGYGGMQLANTLAQASLCMAPTQSGACGVCKSCQLFIAGNHPDCYQLEADGNQIKVDQVRELCQKLTATAQQGGRRVAVIKNCERLNTAAANALLKTLEEPGRETLLLLQSDTPSRLMATISSRCQRLHCQLPSRETVQEWLAAQFTLTSDVTWCLPVVGGPVDLLTALNDGRYEALIGLRKAWVQSLSSGHLCANLTSIDEKQVSDALKVLYVVLRQKLVKQKNADALINIKITKFAAKVMETYHSLSMMPNVNFMAVFQAFILEYQSLTTS is encoded by the coding sequence ATGGATCTACCTTGGTTAACCCCGGCTCGTGAGGCTTTCTGTAGTCAGCTGATATCTGGCCAGCAGGGCCATGCCTATCTCTTGGGGATCCACCAAGGCTACGGCGGCATGCAACTTGCGAATACCTTGGCCCAGGCCAGCCTGTGTATGGCGCCGACCCAAAGTGGTGCCTGTGGGGTGTGTAAGAGCTGTCAGCTGTTTATCGCCGGTAACCATCCTGATTGCTATCAGCTGGAGGCCGACGGCAATCAGATCAAGGTCGATCAAGTCAGGGAGCTTTGTCAGAAGTTGACCGCTACCGCCCAGCAAGGGGGCAGACGGGTCGCTGTGATTAAAAACTGTGAGCGACTCAACACCGCGGCGGCCAACGCCCTGTTGAAGACTTTGGAAGAGCCGGGCAGAGAGACCCTCTTGTTGCTGCAGAGTGATACCCCAAGTCGTTTGATGGCTACCATAAGCAGTCGTTGTCAGCGCCTGCATTGTCAGCTGCCGAGCCGCGAGACGGTGCAGGAGTGGCTGGCGGCGCAGTTTACACTTACCAGTGATGTGACCTGGTGTCTGCCGGTTGTCGGCGGCCCTGTCGATCTGCTCACCGCCTTAAATGATGGTCGCTATGAAGCCTTGATCGGCCTCAGAAAAGCCTGGGTGCAAAGTTTGTCGTCTGGGCACCTGTGTGCTAACTTAACTAGTATAGATGAAAAGCAAGTTTCTGATGCACTTAAGGTTTTGTATGTTGTCCTGCGACAAAAACTGGTGAAGCAGAAAAATGCTGATGCATTAATTAACATCAAGATAACAAAATTTGCAGCCAAGGTTATGGAGACGTATCATAGCCTGAGTATGATGCCTAATGTGAATTTTATGGCCGTTTTTCAGGCGTTTATCTTAGAGTATCAGTCGCTAACAACAAGTTAA
- a CDS encoding DUF481 domain-containing protein, whose protein sequence is MGLFSSSVFAAGAANSYSVSAPVEPSEVMLKIGGFYSNSNSSMDVTNPVQGNNFRLDFEEDLALEESQFLPFFEASYHFNSRHSIYFDWKQLHRNAEVQKLTIPFQVTLDDQVYDIQSGGRLETTLNIDIARLGYGYNFYQGNNFNLGLSLGVHTMFIKTAFDGDIGVCAKGETLQQCAQTATPRFVDEEVTAPLPDVGLYGDYEFSPGFKFNAHAQYFYIKLDDIKGSLVDIRAGVEAEITKNWHMSAAFNYYKVDVDFKHSVSDQLNVADYNLYYSFIGPMLSVSYRF, encoded by the coding sequence TTGGGTCTCTTTAGCTCTTCGGTTTTCGCCGCTGGAGCTGCCAATTCCTATTCGGTGTCGGCACCGGTAGAACCCAGCGAGGTCATGTTAAAAATCGGCGGTTTCTACTCCAACTCTAACTCCAGCATGGATGTCACCAATCCGGTTCAGGGTAATAATTTCAGGCTTGATTTTGAAGAAGACTTGGCATTGGAAGAGTCGCAGTTTCTGCCATTTTTCGAGGCCAGCTACCATTTCAACTCGCGTCACAGCATCTATTTCGACTGGAAACAGCTGCACCGCAACGCCGAAGTACAGAAACTTACCATACCGTTTCAAGTCACCCTAGACGATCAGGTTTACGATATTCAATCCGGCGGTCGTCTGGAGACCACCCTCAATATCGACATCGCCCGCCTGGGTTATGGTTATAACTTCTATCAGGGGAATAACTTCAATCTTGGCCTGTCCCTGGGCGTACACACCATGTTTATCAAGACCGCGTTTGACGGTGACATAGGTGTCTGTGCCAAGGGTGAGACGCTACAACAATGCGCGCAGACTGCCACACCAAGATTTGTCGATGAAGAGGTCACGGCGCCACTGCCAGACGTCGGCCTGTATGGCGACTATGAGTTCAGCCCAGGTTTCAAGTTCAACGCCCACGCACAGTATTTCTACATCAAGCTCGATGATATCAAGGGCAGCCTGGTGGATATCCGCGCCGGTGTCGAAGCTGAGATCACCAAGAACTGGCACATGTCAGCCGCCTTTAACTACTACAAGGTCGATGTTGACTTTAAACACAGTGTCTCAGATCAGCTTAACGTGGCGGACTATAACCTGTATTACAGCTTTATCGGCCCTATGCTGTCGGTAAGCTATCGCTTCTAA
- a CDS encoding low molecular weight protein-tyrosine-phosphatase, whose translation MLKVNSVLFVCLGNICRSPTAEAVFRSLLSKRGLSISCDSAGTSAYHEGEGPDRRARQAGERRGLDFSGIRARGVTDEDFERFDLILAADKANLRDLRARCPAQHQYKLALMLSFLGEGEREVPDPYYGGDEGFEQVLDLLQQSCERLLLQIAK comes from the coding sequence ATGTTGAAGGTTAACTCTGTCCTATTTGTCTGTCTCGGGAATATCTGCCGCTCACCGACGGCCGAGGCTGTATTTAGAAGCCTGCTCAGCAAGCGCGGCTTGTCTATCAGCTGTGATTCGGCGGGCACCTCGGCCTACCATGAGGGGGAGGGGCCGGACAGACGGGCTCGTCAGGCTGGCGAGCGAAGAGGCTTGGATTTTAGCGGCATTCGCGCCAGAGGCGTGACAGATGAAGATTTTGAGCGTTTCGATCTGATTTTGGCGGCTGATAAGGCAAATCTTCGCGATCTTCGTGCGCGCTGCCCGGCTCAACATCAGTATAAGCTGGCCTTAATGCTCTCTTTTCTTGGGGAGGGGGAGCGGGAGGTGCCAGATCCCTATTATGGCGGCGATGAGGGCTTCGAACAGGTGCTGGATCTTCTGCAACAGAGCTGTGAAAGGTTGCTGTTACAAATCGCAAAGTAG
- a CDS encoding isopenicillin N synthase family dioxygenase, whose protein sequence is MKLETIDYRAQDSDQRFVESLRETGFGVLSNHPIDKALVDTIYEEWQAFFNSDEKLDYLFKPETHDGFFPADVSETAKGHTVKDIKEYYHVYPWGRIPDALRENILRYYQEANALAEELLGWVEAHTPAEVAVNYSIALPKMIENSHKTLLRILHYPPMSGDEELGAIRAAAHEDINLLTVLPAANEPGLQVKAKSGEWLDVPSDFGNLIINIGDMLQEASGGYFPSTTHRVVNPEGADKTRSRISLPLFLHPKPEVVLSERYTADSYLMERLRELGVI, encoded by the coding sequence ATGAAATTAGAAACAATAGATTACCGTGCTCAGGACAGCGACCAGCGCTTCGTTGAGTCCTTGCGTGAAACTGGATTTGGCGTACTCTCAAATCACCCAATCGACAAGGCCTTAGTAGATACCATCTATGAAGAGTGGCAAGCCTTCTTCAATAGCGATGAGAAACTTGACTACCTATTTAAGCCAGAAACCCACGACGGTTTCTTCCCGGCCGATGTTTCTGAAACCGCTAAGGGTCATACGGTTAAAGATATTAAAGAGTATTACCATGTTTACCCATGGGGCCGCATTCCCGACGCCCTCAGGGAAAACATTCTGCGCTATTACCAGGAAGCCAATGCCTTGGCAGAAGAGCTGCTAGGCTGGGTGGAAGCCCATACGCCGGCAGAAGTGGCGGTCAATTACTCTATCGCCCTGCCAAAAATGATCGAGAACAGCCACAAGACACTGCTGCGCATCCTTCATTATCCACCAATGTCGGGTGATGAAGAGCTAGGCGCCATTCGCGCCGCGGCTCACGAAGATATCAACCTGCTTACCGTATTGCCGGCCGCCAACGAACCAGGGTTGCAGGTAAAAGCCAAATCGGGCGAATGGTTAGACGTACCAAGCGATTTCGGTAACCTGATCATCAACATAGGTGACATGCTCCAGGAAGCATCGGGCGGCTACTTCCCATCCACGACCCATAGAGTGGTCAACCCGGAAGGCGCCGACAAGACACGCTCGCGCATCTCCCTGCCCCTCTTCCTACATCCTAAGCCAGAGGTGGTCCTGTCTGAGCGTTACACCGCCGACAGTTATCTGATGGAGCGTCTGAGAGAATTAGGCGTTATCTAG
- a CDS encoding TatD family hydrolase: MLIDSHCHLDRLKAAPDQDSLKTLLTQAKERGVEYFLCVNVRQQGFASMQAKMAAFDQVFLSAGVHPLDVQEGLDTAKLHSYLQDPKVVAIGETGLDYYYSGETKALQQQCFEQQIALAVEVDKPLIVHTRDAREDTIAMLKAGNADKVGGVLHCFTENWEMAKAAIDLGFYISVSGIVTFKNAGELRSVIRKVPKDRLLVETDAPYLAPVPHRGEENQPAFVRDVAEFVAELRGEKYEELAEYTGDNFFRLFKDAAKLVKA; this comes from the coding sequence GTGCTTATCGATTCCCATTGCCACCTCGATCGCCTCAAGGCGGCGCCCGATCAAGATTCATTGAAGACCTTGCTGACTCAAGCCAAGGAGCGCGGCGTGGAGTATTTCCTGTGCGTCAATGTGCGCCAGCAAGGTTTTGCCTCTATGCAGGCGAAAATGGCAGCCTTCGACCAGGTGTTCTTGTCGGCGGGCGTACATCCGCTGGATGTGCAGGAGGGACTGGATACGGCGAAGCTACACAGCTATCTGCAAGATCCTAAGGTGGTCGCCATCGGTGAGACAGGCCTAGATTATTACTACTCAGGCGAGACCAAGGCGCTACAACAGCAATGTTTCGAGCAGCAGATCGCCCTGGCGGTCGAGGTAGATAAGCCGTTGATCGTCCACACTCGTGATGCCCGTGAAGATACTATCGCCATGTTGAAAGCAGGTAACGCGGACAAGGTAGGCGGTGTGCTGCACTGCTTCACCGAGAATTGGGAGATGGCCAAGGCCGCCATCGACTTGGGCTTCTATATCTCTGTGTCTGGCATAGTGACCTTTAAGAATGCCGGTGAGCTGCGCTCTGTGATCCGCAAGGTGCCAAAGGACAGACTCCTGGTGGAAACCGATGCGCCGTATCTTGCGCCTGTGCCTCATCGCGGCGAAGAGAACCAGCCTGCGTTTGTTCGGGATGTGGCGGAGTTTGTGGCCGAGCTGCGCGGCGAGAAGTATGAAGAACTGGCAGAGTATACCGGTGATAACTTCTTCAGACTGTTCAAAGACGCGGCTAAGTTAGTGAAAGCCTAG
- the ylqF gene encoding ribosome biogenesis GTPase YlqF, producing the protein MAIQWFPGHMHKARKEIAEVMPQVDLVIEVLDARIPYSSENPMVASLRGDRPCIKLLNKSDLADPEITQRWIDYLEQEQGVKAMAITTLQAAQVRKVPELCRKLVPNRDKIEKDIRTMIMGIPNVGKSTIINTLAGRVIAKTGNEPAVTKTQQRINLKNGIVLSDTPGILWPKVDNEASSYRLAVTGAIKDTAMEYEDVAMFAAEYFLKAYPDAMLERYKLKELPDDDIGLLEAIGRKRGALRPGGRIDLHKASELLLHEFRSGKIGQLSLETPEMAEVEKAEVARILAEKEAEKQAKIEAERLKRSGVRHND; encoded by the coding sequence ATGGCAATTCAGTGGTTTCCAGGCCATATGCACAAGGCGCGCAAAGAGATAGCAGAGGTGATGCCTCAGGTCGATCTGGTTATCGAGGTGCTCGACGCCCGTATCCCTTACAGCAGTGAAAACCCTATGGTCGCCAGTTTGCGTGGCGATAGGCCCTGTATCAAGCTGCTCAACAAGTCAGATCTGGCCGATCCCGAGATCACCCAACGCTGGATTGACTATCTGGAGCAGGAGCAAGGGGTAAAGGCGATGGCCATCACCACCTTACAGGCAGCCCAGGTGCGTAAGGTCCCCGAACTCTGTCGTAAGCTGGTTCCCAACCGCGATAAGATAGAAAAAGATATCCGTACCATGATCATGGGGATCCCTAACGTAGGTAAATCAACCATTATCAATACCTTAGCGGGAAGAGTGATTGCCAAAACCGGTAATGAGCCTGCAGTCACCAAGACCCAGCAGCGTATCAATCTGAAAAATGGCATCGTACTGTCAGACACCCCAGGTATTCTCTGGCCCAAGGTGGACAACGAGGCCAGCAGCTATCGCCTGGCGGTAACCGGCGCCATCAAAGACACGGCAATGGAATATGAAGATGTGGCCATGTTTGCCGCCGAATACTTCCTAAAGGCCTATCCCGATGCCATGCTTGAGCGTTACAAGCTTAAAGAGTTGCCCGATGACGATATCGGTCTGCTCGAGGCTATCGGCCGTAAACGGGGCGCGTTGAGACCGGGTGGCAGAATCGACCTGCATAAGGCCTCTGAACTCCTGTTGCATGAATTCCGCTCGGGTAAGATAGGTCAGTTGTCACTGGAGACTCCAGAGATGGCCGAGGTCGAGAAGGCGGAAGTAGCTCGAATCCTGGCCGAGAAAGAGGCCGAGAAACAAGCCAAAATCGAGGCCGAGCGGCTGAAACGCTCCGGCGTTCGTCATAACGACTAG
- the rsmF gene encoding 16S rRNA (cytosine(1407)-C(5))-methyltransferase RsmF — protein sequence MVQLNQNFINSIAKDMPDHLSMDEFISYCAKPLRPSIRVNTLKITTADFITMMSAKGWQFEPVPWCEDGFWVKVDDSVQLGNTVEHIQGLFYIQEASSMLPPKALFPEPIKDAASLTLLDMASAPGSKTTQLAAMMNNQGLLVANEYSSSRVKVLHANVQRMGASNLALTHFDARVFGEYLFESFDAILLDAPCGGEGTVRKDPDALKHWDEGEIEAIASVQRDLIESAFLALKPGGSLVYSTCTLNRRENQDVCLHLKATYGDAVQFESLAELFPGAEKACTCEGFLHVWPQIFDSEGFFIAKLTKLAAVPRNSEEPRKQKNFPFAPIDKKSRQVLCDYFDTSFGIKLDDQGILMQRDDEYWLFPTNVEPLIGKIRFQRIGLKLADALKKGFKPRHEAVMALADSSRGIPLDEAQAIQYLMGRDIALTSKEKPQGEQLVSYQGAHLGLVKHLGNKLKNSLPRDLVRDKICSSSAIAVDQKATDAD from the coding sequence ATGGTTCAACTAAATCAAAATTTTATCAATAGCATAGCGAAAGATATGCCGGATCATCTCTCGATGGATGAATTTATCAGCTATTGCGCCAAGCCTTTACGCCCCTCCATCAGGGTCAACACCCTCAAGATAACGACCGCTGACTTTATCACCATGATGAGTGCCAAAGGCTGGCAGTTTGAACCTGTGCCCTGGTGCGAGGACGGCTTCTGGGTCAAGGTGGATGACTCGGTGCAACTGGGTAACACGGTAGAGCATATTCAGGGGCTGTTTTATATTCAGGAGGCCAGCTCCATGCTGCCGCCTAAGGCGCTGTTTCCCGAGCCGATAAAGGATGCGGCCTCCCTCACCCTGCTGGATATGGCCTCAGCGCCGGGTTCTAAGACCACTCAGCTGGCCGCCATGATGAACAATCAAGGCTTGTTGGTCGCCAACGAATACTCCTCCAGCCGAGTCAAGGTGCTACACGCCAACGTGCAGCGCATGGGCGCCAGCAATCTCGCCCTCACCCACTTCGATGCCAGAGTGTTTGGCGAGTATCTATTCGAGAGCTTCGATGCCATACTGCTCGACGCCCCCTGCGGCGGTGAAGGCACGGTGCGCAAAGACCCAGACGCCCTCAAACATTGGGACGAGGGTGAGATAGAGGCTATTGCAAGCGTGCAGCGCGATCTGATCGAATCGGCCTTTCTGGCGTTAAAGCCGGGCGGCAGCCTGGTCTATTCCACCTGCACCCTCAACCGCCGCGAAAATCAGGACGTCTGCCTGCACCTCAAGGCCACCTATGGCGATGCGGTGCAGTTTGAATCCCTTGCCGAACTCTTCCCCGGCGCCGAGAAGGCCTGTACCTGCGAAGGCTTCCTCCATGTCTGGCCACAAATCTTCGACAGCGAAGGCTTCTTCATCGCCAAGCTAACCAAGCTCGCCGCCGTGCCACGAAACAGCGAGGAGCCGCGCAAGCAGAAGAACTTTCCCTTTGCCCCAATCGACAAGAAGTCTCGCCAGGTCCTCTGCGACTACTTCGATACCAGCTTTGGCATCAAACTCGATGATCAGGGAATTTTGATGCAGAGAGACGATGAGTATTGGCTGTTCCCGACTAATGTCGAGCCGCTCATCGGCAAGATCCGTTTTCAGCGGATCGGCCTCAAGCTGGCCGACGCCCTGAAGAAAGGCTTTAAGCCTAGGCACGAGGCTGTGATGGCGCTGGCCGATAGCTCACGAGGGATCCCGCTTGACGAGGCTCAGGCGATTCAATACCTGATGGGACGTGATATCGCCTTAACCAGCAAAGAGAAGCCCCAAGGCGAGCAGCTGGTCAGCTACCAGGGCGCCCACTTAGGCCTGGTGAAACACCTGGGCAATAAGCTTAAGAACAGCCTGCCAAGAGACCTGGTGCGGGATAAAATCTGCTCTTCTTCGGCGATTGCAGTGGATCAGAAAGCGACTGACGCAGACTAA